A stretch of Blautia liquoris DNA encodes these proteins:
- a CDS encoding ABC transporter ATP-binding protein produces MKLTVNDLSFSYKTHRTLDRVNFSADTNQCVCLLGENGAGKTTLFRCILGLLGGYKGEILIDGADCRHKSVKEMARLISYIPQANLPTFNYTVFQTVLMGTNPLMDNFHTPGDKEREIVFEKLDLLGITHLAERGYANLSGGERQLVLIARALVQDSDILIMDEPTANLDYGNQYRIMEKVKKLADQGYLVLLSTHNPEHALLFADQVVVLKDNHIIKSGPPKDALDPEMIQNIYGVKVELKNISTENGMVPVFVPCLEWE; encoded by the coding sequence ATGAAGCTTACAGTCAATGATCTCAGTTTTTCGTATAAAACCCACAGAACACTGGATCGTGTGAATTTTTCGGCTGATACGAATCAGTGTGTCTGCCTTCTCGGTGAAAATGGTGCGGGAAAGACGACTTTATTTCGATGCATTCTAGGTTTGCTTGGAGGATATAAAGGAGAAATTTTAATCGACGGTGCTGACTGCAGACATAAATCTGTCAAGGAGATGGCCCGCCTGATCTCGTATATACCACAGGCAAATCTCCCGACGTTTAATTATACCGTTTTCCAGACTGTACTGATGGGTACAAACCCGCTGATGGATAATTTTCACACACCGGGAGATAAGGAAAGAGAAATTGTATTTGAAAAACTGGATTTACTCGGTATTACACATCTGGCAGAACGTGGGTACGCAAATCTCTCGGGAGGTGAACGGCAGCTCGTGCTGATTGCTCGGGCACTGGTCCAAGATTCAGATATCCTGATTATGGATGAGCCGACGGCAAACTTAGATTACGGGAATCAGTATCGCATTATGGAAAAGGTGAAGAAACTTGCAGATCAGGGATATCTGGTTCTGTTGTCTACACATAATCCGGAGCATGCACTTTTATTCGCAGATCAGGTTGTTGTTCTGAAAGATAATCATATCATAAAGAGCGGTCCCCCAAAAGATGCACTGGATCCAGAGATGATTCAAAATATCTACGGAGTCAAAGTGGAATTAAAGAATATCAGTACGGAAAATGGGATGGTGCCTGTATTTGTTCCATGTCTGGAATGGGAATGA